One window of Paenibacillus albicereus genomic DNA carries:
- a CDS encoding zinc-finger domain-containing protein has product MSRTRIVREIDALQDANCKSCQIKRDFGKAEAKLSKHCGSECAIGIRLRALGKKLVSDARPRKKPSRMNGGDKMPGQKTTITSEEQSDLPDLRAEIERLTERMKSAQAQALRNATICDERQDEIERLKAEHEQHAQLRRNAYEAHNAAQARLQERIKQLEEQLDEADREKALLLQTIERAARPEPPTEAQLMDQAIGELTRVRKLIRLYAVGE; this is encoded by the coding sequence ATGAGCCGGACGCGGATCGTGCGGGAGATCGACGCGCTGCAGGACGCCAATTGCAAGAGCTGCCAGATCAAGCGCGACTTTGGCAAGGCTGAGGCCAAGCTGAGCAAACATTGCGGGAGCGAGTGCGCAATAGGCATACGGCTTCGCGCGTTGGGCAAGAAGCTCGTGTCAGACGCGAGGCCAAGGAAGAAACCTAGCCGAATGAACGGAGGAGACAAGATGCCCGGACAAAAAACGACGATAACGTCCGAAGAACAAAGCGATTTACCTGATCTGAGGGCAGAAATTGAGCGCCTTACCGAGCGTATGAAAAGCGCACAAGCCCAAGCCCTGAGAAATGCGACAATCTGTGATGAAAGGCAGGACGAGATCGAGCGCCTTAAGGCGGAGCACGAGCAGCATGCGCAGCTGCGGCGCAACGCCTACGAGGCTCACAATGCGGCGCAGGCGAGATTGCAGGAGCGCATCAAGCAGTTAGAGGAGCAGCTGGACGAAGCCGACCGTGAAAAAGCCTTGCTGCTGCAGACGATCGAGCGCGCTGCGCGGCCGGAGCCGCCGACTGAGGCGCAGCTGATGGACCAGGCGATCGGCGAGCTGACTCGGGTGCGCAAGCTGATCCGCCTGTACGCGGTCGGCGAATGA
- a CDS encoding DEAD/DEAH box helicase encodes MRYKPHQYQEYATARILDTQYIALLLEMGLGKTVSTLTAIDQLLNDYYEAERVLVIAPLRVADDTWARETAKWDHLRHLRISKVLGGVDARRRALKAEADIWVINRENVEWLVGEYGSKWPFDMVVVDESSSFKNPQAKRFKALRRVRPFIRRLVALTGTPAPNSLMDLWPQVYLLDQGERLGKTITGFRDRYFTAASRSGHVVYEWRQKREAEERIYEAISDIAVSMKAADWLELPERIDRTVSIRMSGAAAELYKRLEKELLLEYVDADVVAQTAAVLSNKLRQMASGAVYDEDRGVKPIHDAKLDALEDIIEAAQGKPVMVFYDFKHSLSRIQQRFPQARTLRKGKDGTEDIRAWNADEIPLLLLHPKSAGHGLNLQESSCQTVVWFDQIWSLEEDQQANARVHRQGQTRSIVVMRLVAEGTMDEEAVAALESKAAGQDALMEAVKARIERVRSG; translated from the coding sequence ATGAGATACAAGCCGCACCAATACCAGGAATACGCAACGGCCCGCATCCTGGACACGCAGTACATCGCGCTGCTGCTTGAGATGGGCCTTGGCAAGACGGTGAGCACGCTGACGGCGATCGATCAGCTGCTGAACGACTACTACGAGGCCGAACGGGTGCTGGTTATCGCGCCGTTGCGGGTCGCCGACGACACGTGGGCCCGGGAGACTGCCAAGTGGGATCATCTGCGGCATCTGCGGATCAGCAAGGTGCTGGGTGGAGTGGATGCCCGCCGGCGGGCGCTGAAGGCCGAGGCCGATATCTGGGTCATCAACCGTGAGAATGTCGAATGGTTGGTCGGCGAGTACGGCAGCAAGTGGCCGTTCGACATGGTGGTGGTCGACGAGTCCAGCAGCTTCAAGAATCCACAGGCCAAGCGCTTCAAGGCGTTGCGCCGGGTCCGGCCGTTCATCCGCCGGCTGGTCGCCCTGACGGGCACACCGGCGCCGAACAGCCTGATGGACTTGTGGCCTCAAGTCTACTTGTTGGATCAGGGCGAGCGCCTCGGCAAGACCATCACCGGCTTCCGGGACCGCTACTTCACCGCTGCAAGCCGCAGCGGCCATGTCGTGTACGAGTGGCGCCAGAAGCGCGAGGCCGAAGAGCGGATCTACGAGGCAATTAGCGACATCGCGGTGAGCATGAAGGCGGCGGACTGGCTGGAGCTACCGGAGCGCATCGACCGGACCGTATCGATCCGGATGAGCGGCGCCGCGGCGGAGCTGTACAAGCGGCTGGAGAAGGAGCTGCTGCTGGAATACGTCGACGCCGATGTCGTCGCGCAGACGGCCGCCGTCCTGAGCAACAAGCTGCGGCAGATGGCCAGCGGCGCCGTCTACGACGAGGATCGCGGGGTCAAGCCGATTCACGATGCCAAGCTGGACGCGCTGGAGGACATCATCGAGGCGGCGCAAGGCAAGCCGGTGATGGTGTTCTATGACTTCAAGCACAGCCTTTCGCGAATCCAGCAGCGCTTCCCGCAAGCCCGGACGCTGCGCAAAGGCAAGGACGGGACGGAGGATATCCGCGCCTGGAACGCCGACGAGATCCCGCTGCTGCTGCTGCACCCCAAGAGTGCCGGTCACGGCCTGAACCTGCAGGAGTCGAGCTGCCAGACGGTTGTGTGGTTCGACCAGATCTGGAGCCTCGAGGAGGATCAGCAAGCCAATGCCCGCGTCCACCGCCAGGGGCAGACGCGCAGCATCGTCGTTATGCGGCTGGTGGCCGAAGGGACGATGGACGAGGAGGCGGTCGCAGCGCTTGAGAGCAAAGCCGCCGGCCAAGATGCGCTGATGGAGGCCGTCAAGGCGCGGATCGAGAGGGTGAGGAGCGGATGA
- a CDS encoding VRR-NUC domain-containing protein, which produces MKWTAPGEAGVPDRIVLLPDGRIAFVEMKAPGGRLAPLQVRWARILQEMGHRHYTIDSREAIDRFVQEELPE; this is translated from the coding sequence GTGAAGTGGACTGCGCCGGGCGAAGCCGGGGTCCCTGACCGGATCGTCCTGCTGCCAGATGGACGGATCGCATTCGTCGAGATGAAAGCGCCGGGCGGCCGACTGGCGCCGCTGCAGGTGCGCTGGGCGCGGATCCTGCAGGAGATGGGGCACCGGCATTACACGATCGACAGCCGCGAGGCCATCGATCGGTTCGTCCAGGAGGAGTTGCCAGAATGA
- a CDS encoding virulence-associated E family protein, giving the protein MQDIELDISFGKHRADVSWKPEYLTWAEFVERLQRVRRTAETMAQYDKMSNAERGKVKDGPAFVGGLVRGGRRKKENVDTRSLITLDIDRADDSFLFSVELVLGGTAYAIYSTHSHRPAAPKYRLIAPCSRPLSPDEYAAVARKLAEQIGMEYMDKTTFDVHRLMYLPSCSKDAEPELHLADGGLLDVDAVLAMYADWRDVMAWPRHAGDKAPALAAKRAQDPREKQGTIGLFCRTFTIEEGIDTFLADVYSPGSMPNRYTYAGGSSANGLEIYPEQDLAFSHQDSDPAADGRTYNLFDLVRVHKFGQLDERVKEHTPDAKKPSHLAMEHFVAARPEIKRAKMAEIQEAFGDIDAEPAAGDPEPDEDDAWVEQLETHHKTGAPLPTAGNVELLLSNGPWKGVLAYDAFGNTEVIRKALPWRGRLRPQDRYEPWLGEDDDRRDHWFDKLHKIRSAQTIKKAFTEVTRRNKFHPIIDYLEAQEWDGQPRLDRLFVDYLGAMDTAYVREATRKMFVAAVKRLYDPGCKFDYMLVLVGPQGANKSTIVQMMAQRWFSDSLKSFDTKEAGEHLQSAWIFEFGELAGMSKTEVDEIKQFITKRSDKYRVAYDRVITDFPRKCVFFGTTNNWNFLKDPTGNRRFWPVTVDPEKRTKNVFEQLTDGEIGQIWAEALRAFRAGESLEFSPEVDAEAKKIQGLHMEDDPRVGLIQEWLETEEADELERPTGQTRQRVCANQIWVECLGKRKGDMRPWEAREICDIMRRIPGWREVKGRVRVPGYGQQTAFDRCS; this is encoded by the coding sequence ATGCAAGACATCGAGCTCGATATCAGCTTCGGCAAGCACCGCGCCGACGTCTCGTGGAAACCTGAATACCTGACCTGGGCCGAGTTCGTCGAGCGGCTGCAGCGCGTCCGCCGGACGGCGGAGACGATGGCGCAATACGACAAGATGTCGAACGCCGAGCGCGGCAAAGTAAAGGACGGCCCGGCTTTCGTGGGCGGGCTCGTCCGCGGCGGCCGCCGCAAGAAGGAGAACGTCGACACGCGCAGCCTGATCACGCTTGACATCGACCGGGCGGACGACAGCTTCCTCTTCTCGGTCGAGCTGGTGCTCGGCGGCACGGCCTACGCCATCTACTCGACGCATAGCCACCGGCCGGCGGCGCCGAAGTATCGCCTGATCGCGCCTTGCAGCCGGCCGCTGTCGCCCGACGAGTATGCGGCCGTCGCCCGCAAGCTAGCGGAGCAGATCGGCATGGAGTACATGGACAAGACGACGTTCGACGTCCACCGGCTCATGTACCTGCCCAGCTGCTCCAAGGACGCGGAGCCGGAGCTGCATCTTGCCGATGGGGGGCTGCTTGACGTCGACGCCGTGCTGGCGATGTACGCGGATTGGCGGGACGTCATGGCGTGGCCGCGGCATGCGGGCGACAAGGCGCCAGCACTCGCCGCAAAGCGCGCGCAGGATCCGCGCGAAAAGCAGGGCACGATCGGGCTGTTCTGCCGGACGTTCACGATCGAGGAGGGCATCGACACGTTCCTCGCCGACGTCTACTCGCCTGGCAGCATGCCGAATCGCTACACTTACGCCGGCGGATCCTCCGCGAACGGACTCGAGATCTATCCGGAGCAGGATCTGGCGTTCAGCCATCAGGACAGCGACCCGGCTGCCGATGGCCGGACTTACAATCTGTTTGACCTGGTCCGTGTCCATAAATTCGGGCAACTGGACGAGCGGGTCAAGGAGCACACGCCGGATGCGAAAAAGCCGAGTCACTTGGCGATGGAGCACTTTGTCGCGGCGCGGCCGGAGATCAAGCGGGCGAAGATGGCCGAGATCCAGGAGGCGTTCGGCGATATCGATGCGGAGCCGGCGGCGGGTGACCCGGAGCCAGATGAGGATGATGCCTGGGTCGAGCAGCTGGAGACCCATCACAAGACGGGGGCTCCGCTTCCCACCGCCGGCAACGTGGAGCTGCTGCTGTCGAACGGCCCCTGGAAGGGCGTGCTGGCTTATGACGCTTTCGGGAATACGGAGGTCATCCGCAAGGCGCTGCCATGGCGCGGGCGTCTCCGGCCGCAAGACCGCTACGAACCCTGGCTCGGCGAGGACGACGACCGGCGGGACCACTGGTTCGATAAGCTCCACAAGATCCGATCAGCTCAGACGATTAAGAAAGCGTTCACTGAGGTCACGCGGCGGAACAAGTTCCACCCCATTATCGACTACCTGGAGGCGCAGGAGTGGGACGGCCAGCCTCGGCTGGACAGGCTGTTCGTCGATTACCTCGGCGCGATGGACACGGCTTACGTTCGGGAGGCGACGCGGAAGATGTTCGTCGCGGCCGTCAAGCGGCTTTATGATCCGGGTTGCAAATTCGACTATATGCTGGTTCTCGTGGGTCCCCAGGGCGCCAATAAAAGCACGATCGTTCAAATGATGGCGCAGCGCTGGTTCAGCGACTCGCTGAAGTCCTTCGACACGAAAGAGGCCGGCGAGCATCTCCAGTCGGCCTGGATCTTCGAGTTCGGCGAATTGGCGGGCATGTCGAAGACCGAGGTCGACGAGATCAAGCAGTTTATCACCAAGCGCAGCGACAAGTACCGCGTCGCTTACGATCGCGTCATTACGGACTTTCCACGGAAATGCGTCTTCTTCGGCACGACGAACAACTGGAACTTTTTGAAAGACCCGACCGGCAACCGGCGTTTCTGGCCCGTCACCGTGGATCCGGAAAAGCGCACGAAGAACGTCTTCGAGCAGCTGACGGACGGCGAGATTGGCCAGATCTGGGCGGAGGCACTGCGGGCGTTCCGAGCGGGAGAAAGCTTGGAGTTTTCCCCGGAGGTGGACGCGGAGGCGAAGAAGATCCAAGGTCTGCACATGGAGGACGACCCGCGTGTCGGCCTCATCCAGGAGTGGCTGGAGACGGAAGAAGCGGACGAGTTGGAGCGCCCTACGGGCCAGACGAGGCAGCGCGTCTGCGCCAACCAGATCTGGGTCGAATGCCTCGGCAAGCGTAAAGGTGATATGCGCCCCTGGGAGGCGCGGGAGATCTGCGACATCATGCGGCGCATTCCAGGATGGCGCGAGGTGAAGGGCCGCGTTCGGGTTCCGGGCTACGGGCAGCAGACCGCTTTCGACCGATGCAGTTAG